One Cydia amplana chromosome 18, ilCydAmpl1.1, whole genome shotgun sequence DNA segment encodes these proteins:
- the LOC134656545 gene encoding uncharacterized protein LOC134656545 — protein sequence MTGRDAFNRSSRTLRSPPPERRPAMETAQGTPVAVAPAEGPETVSTTEIQNWISEIERRLNEICTISNEGKLNSDQKIRINTLSKSVLGGISQMAVQYQAVKQNFLLCQAQVNTLSQQKNISTQLHEIKQHLEAKTTTEAKQSFADMVRTGKSSAVVPTNTSSIAIYPADKEKSSEDTKHLIQNLIKPEALKLHVRGMRKTKNGGIIISTDRKDDLEKLKASQQLQQSGLKVEDTTKRRPKIIILGVPTNMTEKEVFDCIFEQNVVDLQPSLSRDIFMSSVKLSHKSGKKDLSTCNYILECTAEIRRMLIQQQRVFINWTSCPVRDFTLLTRCYFCHLYGHSAKYCRDTAPTCGHCGSSGHSIKECTKQGDPPKCATCQRFKKPCNHKTGDEQCPAMKFAQIRYLNSIDYEGD from the coding sequence ATGACTGGTAGAGACGCATTTAATAGAAGTTCACGAACTCTGCGAAGCCCTCCTCCAGAAAGAAGACCGGCTATGGAAACTGCCCAAGGAACCCCGGTAGCCGTAGCACCAGCCGAAGGACCCGAAACTGTATCAACTACCGAAATCCAGAATTGGATATCCGAAATTGAAAGGCGCcttaatgaaatttgcaccatTTCAAATGAGGGCAAGTTAAATTCAGACCAAAAAATTAGAATAAACACGCTTAGTAAAAGCGTTTTGGGCGGAATCTCTCAAATGGCTGTTCAGTATCAAGCGGTCAAACAGAATTTCTTACTTTGCCAAGCTCAAGTGAATACCCTGTCCCAGCAAAAAAACATTAGCACCCAACTTCATGAAATCAAGCAGCACCTGGAAGCTAAAACAACAACCGAAGCAAAACAATCATTTGCCGACATGGTCAGGACCGGGAAAAGTTCAGCTGTGGTGCCCACCAATACTAGCAGCATCGCAATTTACCCTGCAGATAAAGAAAAATCTAGTGAGGATACCAAACACCTGATCCAAAACTTAATCAAGCCAGAGGCCCTAAAACTTCACGTTCGCGGTATGAGGAAGACAAAGAATGGTGGTATCATAATCAGCACTGATAGAAAGGATGACCTCGAAAAGCTTAAAGCATCTCAGCAGCTTCAGCAATCGGGACTTAAAGTGGAAGACACGACCAAAAGGAGACCGAAGATAATCATACTAGGAGTCCCGACAAATATGACCGAAAAAGAGGTATTCGATTGTATTTTCGAACAAAACGTTGTGGACCTTCAACCGAGTCTCTCCAGGGACATATTTATGAGCTCAGTGAAACTTAGTCATAAATCAGGAAAAAAGGACTTATCCACCTGCAACTACATTCTAGAATGCACAGCCGAAATACGACGAATGCTTATACAACAACAACGCGTTTTTATTAATTGGACATCTTGCCCAGTACGAGACTTTACTCTCTTGACCAGGTGTTATTTTTGCCATTTATACGGCCATTCGGCTAAATATTGCAGAGATACAGCACCTACGTGTGGACATTGTGGGTCATCAGGACACAGTATAAAAGAGTGCACAAAACAAGGCGATCCTCCCAAATGCGCTACATGTCAACGCTTTAAGAAGCCGTGCAATCATAAAACCGGAGACGAGCAGTGTCCAGCGATGAAATTTGCGCAAATCAGATATTTAAATTCCATAGACTATGAAGGCGACTAG